In one window of Aphidius gifuensis isolate YNYX2018 linkage group LG4, ASM1490517v1, whole genome shotgun sequence DNA:
- the LOC122854708 gene encoding uncharacterized protein LOC122854708 isoform X1 — MTSSPILNPEIPFVGAVEGGLSPGKLVNVRGKVPENAVRFAINYQLGPNINPRDDIAIHLSPRFTDGIITRNHINSMSWGPEENSGALWIQPGQAFEIIILCEPLQYRIAINGRHYTEFAHRLPYQRVTHLVIDGDVEIISVFYENINSSPSQAMPPNIPAANFGPPTAGGIYPTLGPQVPSMPQGGNNYYPNPPNTPSTYAGGYNPQPEEESPFSGCLDKVGLAVGGLIAAGGVAAAMNAINKKKDTEDSHEKTDSSNLQNESSGLGGLGALGAALASSLATNALKGDSHGSQGYPSQDSGAGGMLGSILNSLGGSDNSSNRHSSNDLGGLGGLGSLLGGVLNKGGNQQPSYEPSGGYSRPSQSDNTTSDLINSIGGSLFSSALDSLTKHKSHGNDDKSSSYPQKPPQYEDNYGARYDIPPPYQPVPTPPSPSDNKLSADEISKGLGLGDE; from the exons ATGACTTCATCGCCAATATTAAATCCA gaAATTCCATTTGTGGGTGCGGTTGAAGGAGGTTTATCACCAGGTAAACTGGTAAATGTTAGAGGAAAAGTACCTGAAAATGCTGTTCGTTttgcaataaattatcaactagGACCAAATATAAATCCTCGTGATGATATTGCAATTCATTTATCACCACGTTTTACTGATGGTATTATAACACGTAATCATATTAATTCAATGTCATGGGGACCTGAAGAAAATAGTGGAGCATTATGGATTCAACCAGGTCAagcatttgaaataattattctttgtGAACCATTGCAATATAGAATTGCAATAAATGGTCGTCATTATACTGAATTTGCTCATCGTTTACCATATCAACGTGTTACACATCTTGTTATTGATGGtgatgttgaaataatatctgtattttatgaaaatattaatagctCACCATCACAAGCAATGCCTCCAAATATTCCTGCAGCAAATTTTGGACCTCCAa ctgcTGGTGGTATTTATCCAACTCTTGGACCTCAAGTTCCATCAATGCCACAAGgtggtaataattattatccaaATCCTCCAAATACTCCAAGTACATATGCTGGTGGTTATAATCCACAACCAGAAGAAGAAAGTCCATTTAGTGGATGTCTTGATAAAGTTGGATTAGCTGTTGGAGGATTGATTGCAGCTGGTGGTGTTGCTGCAGCAATGAATgctataaat aaaaaaaaagatactgaGGATAGTCATGAAAAAACAGattcatcaaatttacaaaatgaaagTTCAGGACTTGGTGGTCTTGGTGCACTTGGTGCAGCACTTGCTAGTAGTCTTGCAACAAATGCATTAAAAGGTGATTCACATGGCTCACAAGGTTATCCTTCACAAGACTCAGGTGCTGGTGGAATGTTGGGATCAATACTTAATTCActtg gtGGATCTGATAATTCATCAAACAGACATTCATCAAATGATCTTGGTGGTCTTGGTGGTTTAGGATCATTACTCGGTGGTGTTTTAAATAAAGGAGGTAATCAACAACCAAGTTATGAACCAAGTGGTGGTTATTCTAGACCATCACAAAGTGATAATACAACAtctgatttaataaattctattgGTGGTTCATTGTTTTCTTCTGCTCTTGATAGCCTTACTAAACAC aaatctcatggaaatgatgataaatcttCATCATATCCACAAAAACCACCTCAGTATGAAGATAATTATGGAGCAAGGTATGATATTCCTCCACCATACCAACCAGTACcaacaccaccatcaccaagtgataataaattatctgcTGATGAAATATCAAAGGGTCTTGGTCTTGgtgatgaataa
- the LOC122854708 gene encoding uncharacterized protein LOC122854708 isoform X2, with the protein MTSSPILNPEIPFVGAVEGGLSPGKLVNVRGKVPENAVRFAINYQLGPNINPRDDIAIHLSPRFTDGIITRNHINSMSWGPEENSGALWIQPGQAFEIIILCEPLQYRIAINGRHYTEFAHRLPYQRVTHLVIDGDVEIISVFYENINSSPSQAMPPNIPAANFGPPTAGGIYPTLGPQVPSMPQGGNNYYPNPPNTPSTYAGGYNPQPEEESPFSGCLDKVGLAVGGLIAAGGVAAAMNAINKKKDTEDSHEKTDSSNLQNESSGLGGLGALGAALASSLATNALKGDSHGSQGYPSQDSGAGGMLGSILNSLGGSDNSSNRHSSNDLGGLGGLGSLLGGVLNKGGNQQPSYEPSGGYSRPSQSDNTTSDLINSIGGSLFSSALDSLTKHYEDNYGARYDIPPPYQPVPTPPSPSDNKLSADEISKGLGLGDE; encoded by the exons ATGACTTCATCGCCAATATTAAATCCA gaAATTCCATTTGTGGGTGCGGTTGAAGGAGGTTTATCACCAGGTAAACTGGTAAATGTTAGAGGAAAAGTACCTGAAAATGCTGTTCGTTttgcaataaattatcaactagGACCAAATATAAATCCTCGTGATGATATTGCAATTCATTTATCACCACGTTTTACTGATGGTATTATAACACGTAATCATATTAATTCAATGTCATGGGGACCTGAAGAAAATAGTGGAGCATTATGGATTCAACCAGGTCAagcatttgaaataattattctttgtGAACCATTGCAATATAGAATTGCAATAAATGGTCGTCATTATACTGAATTTGCTCATCGTTTACCATATCAACGTGTTACACATCTTGTTATTGATGGtgatgttgaaataatatctgtattttatgaaaatattaatagctCACCATCACAAGCAATGCCTCCAAATATTCCTGCAGCAAATTTTGGACCTCCAa ctgcTGGTGGTATTTATCCAACTCTTGGACCTCAAGTTCCATCAATGCCACAAGgtggtaataattattatccaaATCCTCCAAATACTCCAAGTACATATGCTGGTGGTTATAATCCACAACCAGAAGAAGAAAGTCCATTTAGTGGATGTCTTGATAAAGTTGGATTAGCTGTTGGAGGATTGATTGCAGCTGGTGGTGTTGCTGCAGCAATGAATgctataaat aaaaaaaaagatactgaGGATAGTCATGAAAAAACAGattcatcaaatttacaaaatgaaagTTCAGGACTTGGTGGTCTTGGTGCACTTGGTGCAGCACTTGCTAGTAGTCTTGCAACAAATGCATTAAAAGGTGATTCACATGGCTCACAAGGTTATCCTTCACAAGACTCAGGTGCTGGTGGAATGTTGGGATCAATACTTAATTCActtg gtGGATCTGATAATTCATCAAACAGACATTCATCAAATGATCTTGGTGGTCTTGGTGGTTTAGGATCATTACTCGGTGGTGTTTTAAATAAAGGAGGTAATCAACAACCAAGTTATGAACCAAGTGGTGGTTATTCTAGACCATCACAAAGTGATAATACAACAtctgatttaataaattctattgGTGGTTCATTGTTTTCTTCTGCTCTTGATAGCCTTACTAAACAC TATGAAGATAATTATGGAGCAAGGTATGATATTCCTCCACCATACCAACCAGTACcaacaccaccatcaccaagtgataataaattatctgcTGATGAAATATCAAAGGGTCTTGGTCTTGgtgatgaataa